Proteins from one Drosophila gunungcola strain Sukarami chromosome 3R, Dgunungcola_SK_2, whole genome shotgun sequence genomic window:
- the LOC128252366 gene encoding SRR1-like protein, whose amino-acid sequence MSNSGQDFQVVTRKKWMARKCLRRRDRHKSESDYLNDCPDVDLKKFQPRLENLCTEMCQSDYFLVAMEALQQQLEGIKKPLERIVCLGLGPFSRTYHALHQAAFVIGLQRHHKIKETLYFDPVFRDSEMELIRLFDGCVMGEDCAGKHEAEVPTLYYLPHCPYALMHNILWSNWKRETLPNVFLISNSFEMLTMTRRSQDDHITRIVEHCTETPLEDDYEHHNVFNDLSLHTFPKESLPASDDESFWTRCAPLKVNEDELITETETSFAGLKLESE is encoded by the exons ATGTCGAACTCTGGCCAGGATTTCCAGGTGGTAACGCGCAAGAAATGGATGGCCCGAAAGTGCCTCAGGCGACGGGATCGCCACAAGTCCGAGAGCGACTATTTGAACGACTGCCCGGATGTGGATTTGAAGAAATTTCAACC ACGCCTGGAGAACTTGTGCACGGAGATGTGCCAGAGCGACTACTTCCTAGTGGCAATGGAagcactgcagcagcagctggaagGCATTAAAAAGCCGTTGGAACGGATTGTCTGCCTGGGTCTGGGACCCTTTTCGCGCACCTACCATGCTCTTCATCAGGCTGCCTTTGTGATCGGTCTGCAGCGCCACCACAAGATCAAGGAGACCCTCTACTTTGATCCCGTCTTCAGGGACAGCGAGATGGAACTGATTCGCCTGTTCGACGGATGTGTAATGGGCGAAGACTGCGCAGGGAAACACGAAGCAGAGGTGCCTACGCTCTACTATCTGCCCCACTGCCCCTACGCTCTAATGCACAACATCTTGTGGTCCAACTGGAAGAGGGAGACTTTGCCCAACGTTTTTCTAATCTCAAACAGCTTTGAGATGTTGACAATGACGCGGAGAAGCCAGGATGATCATATAACAAGAATAGTGGAGCACTGTACAGAAACACCCTTGGAGGACGACTACGAACACCACAATGTATTCAATGACTTGTCGTTGCACACTTTTCCCAAGGAATCCCTGCCAGCCAGCGATGACGAATCTTTTTGGACAAGATGCGCTCCCTTGAAGGTAAATGAGGATGAGCTGATCACCGAAACGGAGACAAGTTTCGCCGGTCTTAAGTTGGAATCGGAGTAA
- the LOC128252352 gene encoding coiled-coil domain-containing protein 174, whose protein sequence is MNDPNKAISVNLSSLLSLKAELLRKQHEVRLAKATKASATEFRPNKSSSDNKDKSTDRGYKKVESSDDGTKVYEAEDQAQLDKSRRVLEAKSKFYDRMSRSGGNLNSDDNCLVMFNRKKQEADQEQSPQRCDSRQRLSSSSSSGSSTEDEGQEDDEVEYVDCLGRTRKCMRRDLKEAQRRDRQLADSMPERLDQTKANWMIDTKGNREQGRAHNSDSDDDGEPIIGPRPTESVFSDALSTMTKHDEQRLNWERKEVENFDKPDVHYQDVFFDEARTHGVGYYAFSTDEDERRKQQLELDEARKATNAEQSRRDEMRAKRDTLVADRVLAAKNRIRARNGLPPISKEDYELEQQQRNAESAAEAAEREREEQEKQAIIDKKKAKEEAELEELRKEHVRDWDKDKPGVSKTRLDADGEEAPEEEWKYKAERLPMSQEEWNEKQRAQRQAEFAPMQEPVSLKRSNFSSMPPPPSAVWHSGQEPEFHNFHSTRQEKKFQRRNYAACNDDDHDQVPGSSVRGGLGAAIPPPPGLDDFAAPPTAKRPKSQADLERSIEAGLRFLRDNCDKGVLGNKATWTAKADY, encoded by the coding sequence ATGAACGATCCAAACAAAGCCATCAGTGTGAATCTCTCCTCGCTGCTCAGCTTAAAGGCGGAATTGCTAAGGAAGCAGCATGAAGTCAGACTGGCCAAGGCCACCAAGGCATCCGCCACCGAGTTCCGGCccaacaaaagcagcagcgacaacaaGGATAAATCCACAGATCGCGGCTACAAGAAGGTCGAGAGCAGCGACGACGGCACCAAGGTGTACGAGGCGGAGGACCAGGCTCAGTTGGACAAATCCCGACGCGTCCTGGAGGCCAAGAGCAAGTTCTACGACCGAATGAGCCGCAGCGGCGGCAACCTGAACTCCGATGACAACTGCCTGGTGATGTTCAACCGCAAGAAGCAAGAGGCGGACCAGGAGCAGTCGCCGCAGAGGTGTGATTCCCGCCAAAGgctgagcagcagcagcagttctGGTTCCAGCACAGAAGATGAGGGTCAGGAGGATGACGAGGTGGAGTACGTGGATTGCCTGGGACGCACACGAAAGTGTATGCGAAGGGACCTAAAAGAGGCTCAGCGACGCGACAGGCAGCTGGCTGACAGCATGCCGGAGCGCCTGGATCAGACCAAGGCCAACTGGATGATAGACACCAAAGGCAACCGCGAACAAGGCCGTGCCCATAACAGCGATAGCGACGATGATGGTGAGCCCATCATTGGACCACGACCCACGGAAAGTGTCTTCAGCGATGCCCTGTCCACAATGACTAAACACGATGAGCAGCGCTTGAACTGGGAGCGCAAAGAGGTGGAGAATTTCGACAAGCCCGATGTCCACTACCAGGATGTCTTCTTCGATGAGGCGCGCACCCACGGCGTTGGCTACTATGCCTTCTCCACGGACGAGGACGAGCGCAGGAAACAGCAGCTGGAGCTGGACGAAGCCCGCAAGGCCACGAACGCGGAGCAGAGCCGGCGGGACGAGATGCGCGCCAAACGGGACACCCTTGTGGCGGACCGCGTTCTGGCGGCCAAGAACAGGATACGGGCACGCAACGGCTTGCCACCGATCAGCAAGGAGGACTACGAGCTTGAGCAACAGCAGAGGAATGCGGAATCAGCGGCCGAAGCCGCAGAACGTGAGCGGGAAGAGCAGGAAAAGCAGGCAAttattgacaaaaaaaaggcaaaggAGGAAGCCGAACTGGAGGAGTTACGCAAAGAGCACGTACGCGATTGGGACAAGGACAAGCCTGGTGTGTCTAAAACTCGTCTCGATGCGGATGGCGAAGAAGCCCCAGAGGAAGAGTGGAAGTACAAGGCCGAGAGGCTGCCCATGTCCCAGGAGGAGTGGAACGAGAAGCAGCGGGCCCAGCGGCAAGCAGAGTTTGCTCCGATGCAGGAGCCCGTTTCCCTTAAGCGCAGCAACTTCAGCAGCATGCCACCACCGCCGTCAGCGGTGTGGCACAGCGGCCAGGAGCCAGAGTTTCACAACTTCCACAGCACCAGGCAGGAGAAGAAGTTCCAACGACGCAACTATGCAGCCTGCAACGATGATGATCACGATCAAGTGCCCGGTTCTTCAGTCCGTGGTGGCCTGGGTGCAGCTATTCCTCCACCTCCTGGTTTGGATGACTTCGCTGCACCACCCACAGCGAAACGGCCCAAGAGTCAGGCCGATCTAGAGCGCTCGATCGAAGCGGGACTGCGCTTCCTGCGCGACAACTGCGACAAGGGCGTCCTGGGCAACAAGGCCACCTGGACGGCCAAGGCGGATTACTAA
- the LOC128252344 gene encoding hexosaminidase D — MHSNLWIFIWRRKLSFLLVVSGLVLLGLWTWAILIDTTTASTQPAAASSSSERQQQQQSTGYQQVHIIQKLIAQANRLLKAERLKDNAVEKSPSPVQRLGNVRFLRPTQAKKAPLPMSESYLFEEERLKILEQQQRQKNAGMEELNANAEDERMLSSAERQTQYEHELQRMGVPVVAGIGPDGPKPPAERLVHLDLKGAPPKLSFLKQLLPVLRALGATGLLIEYEDMFPYTGVLQPLAARNAYKEDELRDFLECAALHGLSVMPLVQTFGHMEYVLKLSGFEQLRELALSPQSICPSKPQSMALLEQMLSQVIELHLQCLGQATPASAVPTAPIRFTHIHIGCDEVQRMGECNTCRQRLRSELFLSHVVSLGHFIRRQWPQLGVVIWDDQLRSMSLSELQHSQIGNYVEPMVWVYASDIYRFIQPQLWDTYAKVFPGAWTASAFKGAFGESLMVPPLQHHLENNIRWLAVIAKEGGRFSKGLRGLALTGWQRYDHFAVLCELLPVGMPSLMTSLSTVSKGYFSTNPKDNELLRVLQCVFQPDSRRSGRPWLELHPNAHHSQLFSVCNYPGHMVFKYALRLFDKLAEIELYLQQTRDQSAWLSDYNVRHNFSSPLRVRELTARSPMLIEELRMMAREAQQLLWEVYDEYTVTEFVEQTIYPTIEALQRQLVTAESLLQRRTWPQRPLPLVLKVQEDLGLVMNQQPK; from the exons ATGCACTCAAATCTGTGGATATTTATTTGGCGCCGAAAACTTTCCTTTCTGCTGGTTGTGTCTGGCCTAGTGCTGCTCGGCCTTTGGACGTGGGCCATACTAATCGATACGACAACCGCCTCCACGCAGCCAGCGGCCGCCTCCTCCAGTTCTgagcgccagcagcagcagcaatccaCCGGTTACCAGCAGGTGCACATCATCCAGAAGCTGATTGCTCAGGCCAACCGGTTGCTGAAAGCCGAGCGACTGAAGGACAACGCCGTCGAAAAGTCACCTTCACCCGTCCAGCGGCTGGGAAACGTGCGATTCCTGCGACCCACGCAGGCCAAGAAGGCCCCGCTGCCCATGTCCGAGAGCTATCTGTTCGAGGAGGAGCGCCTGAAGATcctggagcagcagcagcgccaaAAGAACGCCGGGATGGAGGAGCTGAATGCCAATGCGGAGGATGAGCGAATGCTCAGCTCGGCGGAGCGGCAGACGCAGTACGAGCACGAGCTCCAGCGGATGGGGGTGCCGGTGGTGGCTGGCATTGGGCCGGATGGTCCAAAACCTCCCGCGGAACGTCTGGTGCATTTGGATCTGAAGGGCGCCCCGCCCAAGCTGAGCTTCCTCAAGCAACTGCTGCCCGTGCTGCGTGCCCTGGGGGCCACCGGTCTGCTCATCGAGTACGAGGACATGTTTCCCTACACCGGAGTTCTCCAGCCACTGGCAGCACGCAATGCATACAAGGAGGACGAACTGAGG GACTTCCTAGAGTGCGCTGCTCTCCACGGTCTGAGCGTGATGCCCCTCGTCCAAACTTTCGGGCACATGGAGTACGTGCTCAAGCTGTCGGGTTTTGAGCAACTGCGTGAGCTGGCCTTGAGCCCGCAGTCGATCTGCCCCAGCAAGCCGCAGAGCATGGCGCTGCTGGAGCAAATGCTCAGCCAGGTGATCGAGCTGCATCTGCAGTGCTTGGGCCAGGCGACGCCCGCCTCTGCCGTGCCCACGGCCCCCATTCGGTTTACCCACATCCACATCGGATGCGACGAGGTGCAGCGCATGGGCGAGTGCAACACCTGCCGCCAGAGGCTGCGCAGTGAGCTCTTCCTCTCGCACGTGGTCAGTCTGGGGCACTTCATCCGCCGGCAGTGGCCGCAGCTGGGAGTGGTCATCTGGGACGACCAGCTGCGATCGATGTCGCTCAGCGAGCTGCAGCACTCGCAGATCGGCAACTACGTGGAGCCGATGGTGTGGGTGTATGCCAGCGACATCTATCGCTTCATCCAGCCCCAGCTGTGGGATACCTACGCCAAGGTCTTCCCCGGCGCTTGGACGGCGTCCGCCTTCAAGGGCGCCTTCGGCGAGAGCTTGATGGTGCCGCCGCTGCAGCACCATCTGGAGAACAACATCCGCTGGCTGGCCGTGATTGCCAAGGAGGGCGGTCGGTTCTCCAAGGGATTGCGGGGTCTGGCCCTGACCGGCTGGCAGCGGTACGATCACTTCGCCGTGCTCTGTGAACTCCTGCCGGTGGGCATGCCCAGTCTGATGACGTCGCTGTCCACCGTTTCGAAGGGCTACTTTAGTACAAATCCCAAGGATAACGAACTGCTCCGCGTCCTGCAGTGCGTCTTCCAGCCGGACAGCCGGCGATCGGGTCGTCCCTGGCTGGAATTGCATCCAAATGCCCATCACAGCCAACTATTCTCCGTGTGCAACTATCCCGGTCACATGGTATTCAAGTACGCCCTGCGCCTCTTCGACAAGCTGGCCGAGATCGAGCTCTACCTGCAACAAACGCGGGACCAGAGCGCCTGGCTCTCGGACTACAATGTGCGGCACAACTTTAGTTCACCGCTGAGGGTGCGGGAACTGACCGCCAGGTCGCCGATGCTCATCGAGGAGCTGCGCATGATGGCTCGGGAGGCACAGCAGCTGCTATGGGAGGTGTACGACGAGTACACGGTGACGGAGTTTGTGGAGCAGACCATTTATCCCACCATCGAGGCGCTGCAGCGACAATTGGTCACGGCGGAGTCACTGCTTCAGCGGCGCACCTGGCCACAGCGACCACTTCCTCTAGTATTGAAAGTGCAGGAGGACTTGGGACTGGTGATGAATCAACAGCCAAAATAA
- the LOC128252353 gene encoding transcription termination factor 5, mitochondrial, with protein MLRNGQNQAQLLARSLGQLTRGMASSKRTASKQEKQNPKLSKPSTVEMPLEEPLNASYLSKTLGSNYKAWATALEKHPELKTVKRKDLLNSYDTLKDLKYSVEDILGRPMIIYYGASTLANRHSVLQECGFHNVTIQTLAKYVTVVNKSIEVLKAHNYIPFDVKVAERLAGLFTDINLRVDMRELDSESITLKSLRQSLLNAYLRERIQMDDNDLQKMWRVYSRVRHKSFRAVQDTVELLTKELNFTSERLKKNGFLLYSDADNVRRILREIPTIDSQDIREIGFRRPKILMSTCDSLKQTLQHVHAFGISEDAVLRCLEVLTLGPDTVLERLRDLQDIEEFQVLGTNPRVLRLVHYQNKARLRLDYLNQLRVRCASLHILSCGSEAFAKFARDGSDRTKGRDIVVYLGNVLSKDVQVLRNLLSRHPNWCHIPLLHVKQCLEYLRSKKFKLSEIFDNIHLLLYPIKRIEEKMLLLQLPDAQQELQLPVADFHLLSNNEILTLILYLIESEFHFTGDGIWTEQHTHHVENFNNLLPDFPESLNKVYKYGVKPADKLVMQHL; from the exons ATGCTGCGCAACGGCCAGAATCAAGCGCAATTGCTGGCCCGGAGCCTTGGGCAGCTAACCCGGGGAATGGCCAGTTCAAAAAGGACTGCCAGTAAACAGGAGAAACAGAACCCCAAACTGTCAAAGCCTTCAACAGTAGAAATGCCGCTCGAGGAGCCTCTAAATGCCAGTTATTTGTCCAAAACCCTGG GCAGCAACTATAAGGCCTGGGCTACTGCCCTAGAGAAGCACCCCGAACTGAAGACGGTGAAGCGCAAGGACCTCCTAAACTCCTACGACACGCTCAAAGACCTGAAATACAGCGTGGAGGACATCCTTGGCAGGCCAATGATCATCTACTACGGAGCTTCCACGCTGGCCAACCGGCACAGTGTCTTGCAGGAGTGCGGCTTCCACAACGTGACCATCCAAACGCTTGCCAAATATGTGACCGTGGTCAATAAATCAATAGAAGTCCTCAAGGCGCATAACTACATCCCTTTCGATGTGAAGGTGGCAGAGCGTCTGGCGGGGCTTTTCACGGACATTAACCTGCGGGTGGATATGCGGGAGCTGGACAGCGAAAGCATCACGTTGAAGAGTTTGAGGCAATCCCTGCTGAACGCCTACTTGCGCGAACGCATCCAAATGGACGACAATGACTTGCAAAAGATGTGGCGCGTCTACTCACGCGTCCGCCACAAGAGCTTTCGCGCCGTGCAGGACACTGTGGAGCTCCTGACCAAGGAACTAAATTTTACCTCAGAGCGGCTTAAGAAGAATGGGTTTCTGCTCTACTCGGACGCAGATAATGTGCGACGCATCCTGCGCGAGATACCTACCATCGACTCGCAGGACATCCGTGAAATCGGATTTCGACGGCCCAAGATACTGATGTCCACCTGCGATAGCTTAAAGCAAACCCTGCAGCACGTCCATGCGTTTGGCATCAGTGAGGATGCCGTACTGCGATGCCTGGAGGTGCTCACCCTGGGACCGGATACGGTGTTGGAAAGATTAAGGGATCTTCAGGATATCGAGGAGTTCCAGGTGCTTGGCACCAATCCGCGAGTGCTGCGACTGGTGCACTACCAAAACAAAGCGCGGTTGCGCTTAGATTACCTAAATCAGTTGAGGGTCCGTTGCGCTTCCCTTCACATCCTCTCCTGCGGTTCTGAGGCGTTTGCCAA ATTTGCAAGAGATGGTTCAGACCGCACTAAAGGCCGCGATATTGTGGTATACTTGGGCAACGTTTTGTCCAAGGATGTACAAGTACTGCGCAATCTGCTCTCCCGTCATCCAAACTGGTGCCACATACCTTTGCTGCACGTAAAACAGTGCCTGGAGTACCTCCGCAGCAAGAAGTTTAAGCTGAGTGAAATCTTTGACAACATCCACTTGCTTTTGTATCCCAT AAAACGCATTGAAGAAAAGATGCTTCTCCTGCAGTTGCCCGATGCCCAACAAGAGCTTCAATTGCCTGTAGCGGATTTCCATTTACTAAGCAACAACGAGATCCTAACTCTCATTCTCTACCTAATCGAATCTGAGTTTCACTTCACTGGCGATGGCATTTGGACGGAGCAACACACACATCACGTGGAGAACTTCAACAATCTGCTGCCTGACTTCCCCGAGAGCCTCAACAAGGTCTACAAATACGGCGTAAAACCTGCCGATAAGCTGGTCATGCAGCATTTATAG
- the LOC128252360 gene encoding uncharacterized protein LOC128252360, producing the protein MGITETAVTATTTTTGMGAANAVEGKQMLSLEAFQDIFKHVEPDVQIDAFELAMGSDRGDNYTAALYRIKLTGKRRSLKWEQNVICKVMPESLVAREAYKSDKLFRNEVEFYNTIMPELLKFQASKTDQGTPVFSAIPKCYSARHDLLIMEDLRERGFQMSDRHKGLSLEETQSVLLKVAQLHALSLAYKFEKPLEFSKLCSVISEGIFCTANTSWYRNYYERLTKNAIQMVSEVLPADSKYVLAISNFAESSSFFGRMVQLASAESPLAAICHGDCWVNNFLYHYDPEDPQRVLEVALLDFQLIRYSSIALDIANLLYCCTTKEMRDAQLQTLLKTYTVELFRWLQILCTTLPKHCDTLEKLQDLFAEELKTYGRFALGLAMDILPISTCSSEDAPDMYLTRSDDDEEDEGAPALNFPPNDLCRQKMSEIVIDMVDRDML; encoded by the exons ATGGGAATTACGGAGACTGCagtaacagcaacaacaacaacaaccggAATGGGAGCGGCAAATGCCGTGGAGGGCAAACAAATGCTGTCACTGGAGGCGTTCCAGGACATCTTCAAGCACGTGGAACCGGATGTGCAGATCGATGCCTTTGAG CTGGCCATGGGCTCCGACCGAGGTGACAACTATACGGCCGCCCTGTATCGCATAAAACTCACCGGAAAGCGAAGGAGTCTCAAGTGGGAACAGAACGTCATCTGCAAGGTGATGCCGGAGAGCCTGGTAGCCCGAGAGGCCTACAAGAGCGACAAGCTCTTTCG CAACGAGGTGGAGTTCTACAACACCATCATGCCGGAGCTGCTCAAATTCCAGGCCAGCAAAACGGACCAGGGTACACCCGTGTTCAGTGCCATTCCCAAGTGTTATTCGGCCAGGCATGATTTGCTTATAATGG AGGATCTTCGCGAACGTGGCTTCCAGATGTCCGACCGCCACAAAGGCCTCAGTCTGGAGGAGACGCAGTCCGTCCTGCTGAAGGTGGCCCAGCTGCACGCCCTGAGCCTGGCGTACAAGTTTGAGAAGCCACTGGAATTTAGCAAGCTGTGCAGCGTGATCAGCGAGGGCATCTTCTGCACGGCCAATACGAGTTGGTATCGAAACTACTACGAGCGCCTCACAAAGAACGCCATTCAGATGGTGTCCGAGGTGCTGCCGGCGGACTCCAAGTATGTCCTGGCCATCAGCAACTTTGCCGAGAGTTCCTCCTTCTTTGGCCGCATGGTGCAGTTGGCCAGCGCCGAGTCCCCGCTGGCGGCTATCTGCCACGGAGACTGTTGGGTCAACAACTTTCTCTACCACTACGACCCGGAGGATCCGCAACGGGTGCTGGAGGTGGCTCTGCTTGACTTCCAGCTGATACGCTACAGCTCCATTGCCCTGGACATTGCCAATCTGCTGTACTGCTGCACCACCAAGGAGATGCGGGATGCCCAGCTGCAGACACTGCTCAAAACGTACACGGTGGAGCTGTTCCGGTGGCTGCAAATCTTGTGCACGACATTGCCAAAACACTGCGACACATTGGAGAAACTGCAGGACCT TTTTGCCGAGGAGCTGAAGACTTACGGACGCTTTGCCCTTGGCCTGGCCATGGACATCCTGCCGATTAGCACCTGCTCCTCGGAGGACGCCCCGGATATGTACTTGACACGCAGTGACGATGACGAGGAGGATGAGGGCGCGCCCGCGCTTAATTTTCCACCCAACGACCTGTGCCGCCAGAAGATGTCTGAGATAGTCATCGATATGGTGGACCGGGACATGCTCTAG